One segment of Fusarium oxysporum f. sp. lycopersici 4287 chromosome 7, whole genome shotgun sequence DNA contains the following:
- a CDS encoding hypothetical protein (At least one base has a quality score < 10): protein MSPNQPLAEIALDNNRIAPPPPFKTTDTRLDAPTETAPATVTGARQGGDFAVPPPPADTLSRASHSNPIASITPTPTPTAAPASDIAVDSTAGATTAHAVVVAAIAKMQRKSSVDRDDGSTQSHPHSNTDSQETTMTTSTDPAFTPPASDASNCAPGPSSQDSQLLQLSEIAAAQHRIATDSTNSRKRMADGEVKSRTDSQSPVKGHSRNPSAISRTSAAGGHIGELSNELKTRLSYAMIKVNKGWQSNSLEEVENMASQAASPVSSTSTIHNRQGSSASPRIPMSKPPSSSAPLPQPYGSASQRRKSNTPPSSSWNKPALAPPAPIRPSVLVPNSHANPRRNSHPNRTPNMLTHSHSASPHTPGQPSTTPDLMSPHQNVREQDAIETLLFMSSPGNSANLKHAFSPTGSPGPNVGIARPPPPRHALPSGPRKPLPTSQRQPQQTRKAPYDKSPMAPPPGSPMDLDSPQQHHAAQNRVAPRRRTIGSRSQLRGTLSLPSGIGLGSGKTRKPLRDEDIERMLDKASVEAADSSDDEEILIPRRAVAGVMQS, encoded by the exons ATGAGTCCAAATCAGCCTCTGGCTGAAATTGCGCTGGATAACAATCGCATTGCGCCTCCTCCCCCGTTCAAGACGACAGATACCCGACTGGACGCTCCCACTGAGACAGCACCAGCGACAGTGACGGGAGCGCGACAAGGTGGGGATTTCGCGGTACCACCACCCCCGGCCGACACGCTCTCGCGAGCCTCCCACTCAAACCCGATTGCATCAATAACGCCTACGCCAACGCCAACTGCTGCGCCTGCCAGCGATATTGCTGTTGATTCAACAGCTGGAGCTACAACCGCCCATGCCGTCGTTGTTGCAGCTATCGCCAAAATGCAGCGCAAATCTTCTGTCGACCGCGACGATGGCTCTACACAGAGCCATCCTCACTCAAACACCGATTCGCAAGAGACCACCATGACCACTTCTACAGATCCCGCATTCACACCCCCAGCCAGCGATGCCAGCAACTGCGCACCTGGTCCATCAAGTCAGGACAGCCAGTTGTTACAACTGTCAgagattgctgctgctcagcaCAGAATCGCAACAGATTCCACAAATTCACGGAAGCGAATGGCCGATGGAGAGGTTAAAAGCCGGACAGATAGCCAAAGTCCCGTGAAGGGCCATTCAAGAAACCCAAGCGCTATTAGCAGGACATCGGCAGCAGGTGGCCATATTGGAGAG TTGTCCAACGAGTTAAAGACGCGTCTGTCATATGCCAtgatcaaggtcaacaagGGTTGGCAGTCAAACTcacttgaagaagtcgagaatATGGCGTCCCAGGCCGCATCTCCAGTCTCAAGCACGTCGACAATACATAACCGACAGGGTTCCTCAGCAAGCCCTCGAATACCCATGAGCAAGCCACCGTCCTCGTCAGCTCCTCTACCACAACCATACGGCTCTGCTAGCCAACGTCGAAAATCAAATACACCTCCAAGTTCATCGTGGAACAAGCCTGCACTTGCGCCTCCAGCACCCATCCGGCCTTCAGTTCTCGTGCCTAACTCCCATGCGAACCCACGCCGCAACTCCCACCCCAATCGAACTCCGAATATGTTGACACATTCTCATTCCGCTTCACCTCACACGCCTGGTCAACCCTCAACT ACGCCTGATCTCATGTCACCGCATCAAAATGTTAGGGAACAAGATGCTATTGAGACTTTGCTGTTCATGAGCAGTCCAGGCAACTCTGCCAATCTGAAGCACGCTTTCTCTCCTACGGGATCACCAGGGCCCAACGTTGGTATAGCTCGACCTCCGCCTCCACGACACGCGTTGCCTTCAGGGCCGAGAAAACCGCTTCCCACATCCCAACGGCAACCTCAGCAAACGCGAAAAGCTCCTTATGATAAATCACCCATGGCCCCGCCACCTGGATCGCCAATGGACCTGGATTCACCACAGCAACATCATGCTGCACAGAACAGGGTAGCACCCAGAAGGCGAACCATTGGTAGCCGAAGTCAATTAAGAGGGACGCTCTCGTTGCCAAGTGGTATCGGGCTAGGGAGCGGGAAAACAAGAAAACCACTGAGAGATGAGGATATAGAAAGGATGCTGGACAAGGCGAGTGTGGAGGCAGCCGACAgctctgatgatgaggagatttTGATTCCAAGACGGGCTGTCGCGGGAGTCATGCAGTCATAA
- a CDS encoding cysteine synthase A, with protein MTASEHLNVFKGPESVRNYFDPEQSPPLPLVEIPDSLNPYRQDGVRIYAKMMTMHPATNVKVMPAMNLLEKGVEPGKTKTIVESSSGSTVISMAMVARAFHGIDDVHAYLSNKTSETKLRMMQFFGLNVTLFGGPAQPTPVDERGGIRAAARKDAESGSVCSPNQYINDDNWKAHVRWTGPQIHRQLPEINVIAASMGHSCMLVNTAPGTMTGLGTYFKQAKPSVYRIAVCTNAGERVPGPREYSLMTEVEFPYLTSHDALEEVGAPDSYSLSLDLTRQGIVCGPSSGFTLKGLFQRIEKHKQENTLSNLAGPDGEIHCVFMCCDLPFQYLNEYFQNLGPEKFSPLRNERLRNVDLYRYDDAWELDSLTALSNYFTIHPLGTHDTVLSLADQIDKALTPLANTQILDFRCSSDYDAFHLPNSVNMPLDALRNGPSSGSPFADPADDCAMLEELWLELESLFNIKNKAGNRNASAEALMSILRGKRVLTLCYDGDSARVANSVLRAKGVEAECIRGGYSALAKLQMPCNDTCEVVSVPVSVEV; from the exons ATGACTGCTTCTGAACATCTAAATGTTTTCAAGGGCCCTGAGTCGGTTCGCAACTATTTCGATCCTGAACAATCACCACCTTTGCCCCTTGTTGAAATCCCCGATAGCCTCAACCCATACCGTCAAGATGGTGTCCGAATCTATGCTAAGATGATGACCATGCACCCTGCAACAAATGTCAAGGTGATGCCAG CTATGAACTTATTAGAAAAGGGCGTGGAGCCCggcaagacaaagacaataGTCGAGAGCAGCTCGGGTTCAACTGTCATCTCAATGGCCATGGTTGCTCGCGCTTTTCACGGCATTGACGATGTCCATGCTTATCTCAGCAACAAGACAAGTGAGACAAAGTTGCGCATGATGCAGTTCTTTGGCCTCAACGT GACTTTGTTCGGTGGACCTGCTCAGCCTACACCTGTTGATGAGCGAGGTGGTATCAGGGCTGCAGCTCGAAAGGACGCAGAATCCGGGTCTGTGTGTAGTCCCAACCAATACATCAACGATGAT AATTGGAAAGCTCATGTGCGATGGACTGGCCCTCAGATCCACCGTCAGCTCCCCGAGATCAATGTGATTGCTGCGTCAATGGGGCACAGCTG TATGTTGGTTAACACCGCCCCAGGCACTATGACCGGACTGGGTACCTATttcaagcaagccaagcctTCTGTGTATAGAATTGC CGTATGCACCAACGCTGGAGAGCGTGTCCCTGGCCCTCGAGAATACTCGTTAATGACTGAGGTTGAGTTCCCGTACCTCACATCTCACGATGCTCTTGAAGAGGTTGGCGCGCCAGACTCATACTCCCTTTCATTGGACCTTACTCGACAGGGTATTGTCTGTGGCCCCTCATCGGGCTTCACTTTGAAGGGACTGTTCCAACGTATTGAGAAGCACAAGCAGGAGAACACACTTTCAAATCTCGCTGGCCCTGATGGCGAGATTCACTGTGTGTTTATGTGTTGCGATCTTCCCTTCCAATACTTGAATGAGTATTTCCAGAACTTGGGCCCCGAGAAATTCAGCCCTCTTCGCAATGAG CGTTTGAGGAACGTTGATCTTTACCGATACGACGATGCCTGGGAGCTCGACTCTTTGACTGCTTTATCTAACTACTTCACCATTCACCCTCTGGGTACTCATGACACCGTTTTGTCACTCGCAGATCAAATCGACAAGGCTTTGACACCTTTGGCCAATACTCAGATTCTAGATTTCCGATGCTCATCGGACTATGATGCTTTCCATCTCCCCAACTCAGTCAACATGCCCCTCGATGCGCTTCGAAATGGACCTTCTAGTGGTAGTCCTTTCGCCGATCCTGCCGATGACTGCGCCATGCTCGAGGAGCTCTGGCTAGAGCTTGAGAgcctcttcaacatcaagaacaaggccgGCAACCGAAATGCTAGCGCCGAGGCTCTCATGTCTATTCTTCGAGGAAAGAGGGTATTGACACTGTGCTACGATGGTGACAGCGCTCGTGTTGCCAACAGTGTCCTTCGTGCCAAGGGCGTTGAGGCAGAGTGCATCCGTGGTGGCTACAGCGCTCTTGCCAAGTTGCAGATGCCATGTAATGACACCTGCGAGGTTGTGTCTGTTCCTGTTTCTGTTGAGGTCTGA
- a CDS encoding thiamine biosynthetic enzyme, translating into MAPPAAVSPPSRSAELATSTKLPVMSKNINTKTVEEMLGQWDDFKFAPIRESQVSRAMTRRYFQDLDNYAESDIVIIGAGSCGLSAAYILGKKRPDLKIAIIEASVSPGGGAWLGGQLFSAMIMRKPADAFLREVGVPYEDEGNYVVVKHAALFTSTIMSKVLQMPNIKLFNATCVEDLITRPSEEGVRIAGVVTNWTLVSMHHDDQSCMDPNTINAPLIISTTGHDGPMGAFCVKRLVSMQRIEKLGGMRGLDMNLAEDAIVKGTREIVPGLIVGGMELSEVDGANRMGPTFGAMALSGLKAAEEALKIFDTRKKQNDL; encoded by the exons ATGGCCCCTCCCGCTGCTGTCTCCCCTCCCTCCCGCTCTGCAGAGCTTGCTACATCTACCAAGCTCCCAGTCATGAGCAagaacatcaacaccaagaccgtTGAGGAGATGCTCGGTCAGTGGGATGATTTCAAGTTTGCTCCCATCCGCGAGAGCCAGGTCTCCCGCGCCATGACTCGCCGCTACTTCCAGGACCTTGATAACTATGCCGAGTCTGACATTGTTATCATCGGTGCTGGTTCGTGCGGTCTGAGCGCTGCGTACATTCTTGGCAAGAAGCGTCCTGATCTCAAGATCGCCATCATTGAGGCTTCTGTGTCtcctggtggtggtgcttgGCTTGGTGGACAGCTCTTCTCCGCCATGATCATGCGCAAGCCTGCTGATGCTTTCCTCCGCGAGGTCGGTGTTCCTTATGAAGATGAGGGTAACTACGTCGTTGTCAAGCACGCCGCCCTCTTCACCTCGACCATCATGTCCAAGGTTCTTCAGAtgcccaacatcaagctcttcaatgCCACTTGTGTTGAGGATCTCATCACCCGACCTTCCGAGGAGGGAGTCCGCATTGCCGGTGTTGTCACCAACTGGACTCTTGTTTCCATGCACCACGATGACCAGTCTTGCATGGACCCCAACACTATTAACGCTCCTTTGATCATCTCCACCACCGGCCACGATGGCCCGATGGGAGCTTTCTGTGTCAAGCGCCTTGTCAGCATGCAGCGCATTGAGAAGCTCGGTGGTATGCGTGGTCTTGACATGAACCTCGCCGAGGATGCCATTGTCAAGGGAACCCGCGAGATTGTTCCTGGTCTTATTGTTGGTGGAATGGAACTTTCCGAGGTTGACGGTGCCAACCGCATGG GTCCTACCTTCGGTGCCATGGCTCTCAGTGGTCTCAAGGCTGCCGAGGAAGCTCTGAAGATCTTCGACACTCGCAAGAAGCAGAACGATCTGTAA
- a CDS encoding thiamine biosynthetic enzyme produces MISTGYFYPSPAGIKRSRSFHSQLFFFSSSSIHRLDIKTLEEYPRYHNLPKIKMAPPAAVSPPSRSAELATSTKLPVMSKNINTKTVEEMLGQWDDFKFAPIRESQVSRAMTRRYFQDLDNYAESDIVIIGAGSCGLSAAYILGKKRPDLKIAIIEASVSPGGGAWLGGQLFSAMIMRKPADAFLREVGVPYEDEGNYVVVKHAALFTSTIMSKVLQMPNIKLFNATCVEDLITRPSEEGVRIAGVVTNWTLVSMHHDDQSCMDPNTINAPLIISTTGHDGPMGAFCVKRLVSMQRIEKLGGMRGLDMNLAEDAIVKGTREIVPGLIVGGMELSEVDGANRMGPTFGAMALSGLKAAEEALKIFDTRKKQNDL; encoded by the exons ATGATATCAACGGGTTACTTTTACCCCTCACCTGCGGGCATAAAAAGGTCAAGGTCGTTCCATTCccaactcttcttcttttcctcttcatcaattcATCGACTCGACATAAAAACACTTGAAGAATATCCAAG ATATCATAACCT GCCCAAGATCAAAATGGCCCCTCCCGCTGCTGTCTCCCCTCCCTCCCGCTCTGCAGAGCTTGCTACATCTACCAAGCTCCCAGTCATGAGCAagaacatcaacaccaagaccgtTGAGGAGATGCTCGGTCAGTGGGATGATTTCAAGTTTGCTCCCATCCGCGAGAGCCAGGTCTCCCGCGCCATGACTCGCCGCTACTTCCAGGACCTTGATAACTATGCCGAGTCTGACATTGTTATCATCGGTGCTGGTTCGTGCGGTCTGAGCGCTGCGTACATTCTTGGCAAGAAGCGTCCTGATCTCAAGATCGCCATCATTGAGGCTTCTGTGTCtcctggtggtggtgcttgGCTTGGTGGACAGCTCTTCTCCGCCATGATCATGCGCAAGCCTGCTGATGCTTTCCTCCGCGAGGTCGGTGTTCCTTATGAAGATGAGGGTAACTACGTCGTTGTCAAGCACGCCGCCCTCTTCACCTCGACCATCATGTCCAAGGTTCTTCAGAtgcccaacatcaagctcttcaatgCCACTTGTGTTGAGGATCTCATCACCCGACCTTCCGAGGAGGGAGTCCGCATTGCCGGTGTTGTCACCAACTGGACTCTTGTTTCCATGCACCACGATGACCAGTCTTGCATGGACCCCAACACTATTAACGCTCCTTTGATCATCTCCACCACCGGCCACGATGGCCCGATGGGAGCTTTCTGTGTCAAGCGCCTTGTCAGCATGCAGCGCATTGAGAAGCTCGGTGGTATGCGTGGTCTTGACATGAACCTCGCCGAGGATGCCATTGTCAAGGGAACCCGCGAGATTGTTCCTGGTCTTATTGTTGGTGGAATGGAACTTTCCGAGGTTGACGGTGCCAACCGCATGG GTCCTACCTTCGGTGCCATGGCTCTCAGTGGTCTCAAGGCTGCCGAGGAAGCTCTGAAGATCTTCGACACTCGCAAGAAGCAGAACGATCTGTAA
- a CDS encoding hypothetical protein (At least one base has a quality score < 10) — MSTVKFQCPPYKLFEPDYHPQKPIIVGVDDRLESPDTIALRYEEAAGVETGGDPRGDSPPRLLEMATYTKAQLPSMHAGYDVARYQDAGYEQYSTQAYPTQQQSDKFAHLNQQSFASNSAAVAQYMPSGPTVLSCQPATGIFGTKVYVKLSSQYDLFSLSTPIPTWFLVFGSEKCSAQDVSRDIQEGSGFIYTCSGDAPQFLVTNCANSNVPLSLVLDGPSGEEISRIPVGTFQYLEGSGDDITRSTKMPKHEDAAPATTIDQPSTSPKGEPQLPSEPGTNTYEYPPQQGQYANTFPQANSDMISTYNRSTSFTDPHYHRRPTTGWSPYPSTLGSTGRGPGGLDTSLVGRPPLTPLGMSSPSHSNGAPQLVRTSTITANAGNNTSYHPISLYSGKAVLKISGKLESMAENWTSEEWANRRRIVLFRKTQKGSTVNATCQSVSVNERPTNSICISCIWWAEKGECYVTSVDTIHLLEQLVAAPNRFSVEEKNRIRRNLEGFHPQTVSKAKPDSEEFFKIIMGFPNPKPRNIEKDVKVFPWKILESALKKIIGKYSVNPSTPVPPPMMSQTNGGYAPLPTPPGQSMAPAHPDAHTQYSLPQHHDSIPSPRSLSGSQPSWTPYTTGPGYSTAASRTLSPGLRHHSPQQPPLRINTTPLPAVSTYDSRSGGYGTSGLHTPLSHHPPTATPPRWDPTPATYPEGYTSLTSQTAQPVYGAAGYAEPAPRA; from the exons ATGTCTACTGTCAAGTTCCAGTGTCCTCCCTACAAGCTTTTTGAG CCTGACTACCATCCGCAGAAGCCCATCATCGTCGGAGTTGACGACAGGCTTGAATCGCCTGACACGATCGCGCTTCGTTACGAAGAAGCTGCTGGAGTAGAGACCGGGGGAGACCCACGAGGGGACTCCCCTCCTAGGCTCTTGGAGATGGCGACTTACACCAAGGCCCAGCTGCCTTCCATGCATG CTGGCTACGATGTGGCCCGATACCAAGATGCAGGTTACGAACAGTACTCTACACAGGCCTACCCGACTCAGCAGCAATCCGACAAATTTGCTCACTTGAACCAGCAATCTTTTGCATCCAATAGTGCCGCTGTGGCACAGTATATGCCTTCTGGCCCTACAGTTTTATCTTGCCAACCCGCAACGGGCATTTTTGGCACCAAGGTTTATGTCAAGCTCTCGTCCCAATACGATTTGTTCTCGTTATCTACACCAATTCCAACGTGGTTTTTGGTGTTCGGATCTGAGAAGTGCTCTGCCCAAGACGTCTCTCGAGATATACAAGAGGGGTCAGGGTTTATCTACACTTGCAGTGGAGATGCGCCTCAGTTTTTGGTCACAAACTGTGCAAATAGTAATGTGCCATTGTCACTCGTCCTCGACGGTCCTTCTGGAGAAGAAATTTCTCGCATTCCCGTTGGTACTTTTCAATATCTTGAAGGGTCCGGGGATGACATCACGAGGTCGACTAAGATGCCTAAGCATGAGGACGCGGCACCTGCCACCACGATCGATCAGCCGAGTACCTCACCCAAAGGTGAGCCTCAGCTACCATCAGAGCCTGGTACAAATACCTATGAATATCCACCTCAGCAAGGACAATATGCCAATACATTCCCACAAGCAAACAGCGACATGATTAGTACTTACAATAGAAGCACGAGCTTCACAGACCCTCACTACCATCGGCGTCCAACGACTGGATGGAGTCCTTATCCGAGCACGCTGGGCAGCACAGGGAGGGGCCCCGGTGGATTGGACACTTCTTTGGTTGGACGTCCGCCTTTGACACCCTTGGGAATGTCTTCTCCGTCTCACTCTAACGGCGCTCCTCAACTTGTCCGAACCAGCACCATCACTGCCAATGCTGGAAACAACACAAGTTACCATCCTATCTCGCTTTATTCTGGCAAGGCGGTTTTGAAAATCTCAGGCAAGCTGGAATCGATGGCCGAGAACTGGACATCAGAGGAATGGGCCAACCGTCGTCGGATTGTCCTCTTCCGCAAGACACAAAAGGGATCTACAGTTAACGCTACCTGCCAATCGGTAAGCGTCAATGAGCGaccaaccaacagcatctgTATATCATGCATCTGGTGGGCCGAAAAAGGCGAGTGTTATGTCACATCGGTCGACACTATCCACCTTCTCGAGCAACTGGTCGCAGCGCCGAACCGTTTCAGtgtcgaggagaagaaccGTATTCGCCGTAACTTGGAAGGCTTCCATCCGCAGACAGTCTCCAAGGCTAAGCCAGATAGCGAGGAGTTCTTTAAGATCATCATGGGCTTTCCCAATCCCAAGCCCCGCAACATTGAGAAGGATGTTAAGGTATTCCCATGGAAAATTCTTGAGTCTGCCCTCAAGAAGATTATCGGCAAGTACAGCGTTAATCCCAGCACGCCGGTTCCTCCCCCCATGATGAGCCAGACCAACGGAGGGTATGCGCCTTTACCCACGCCTCCTGGACAAAGCATGGCCCCAGCTCATCCTGATGCTCATACGCAATACTCGCTCCCTCAGCATCACGACTCGATACCTTCCCCGCGATCACTATCAGGCTCTCAACCTAGTTGGACACCATACACTACGGGTCCGGGATACTCTACAGCTGCATCTCGAACGCTGAGCCCTGGTCTTCGTCACCACAGTCCGCAGCAACCGCCTCTGCGTATCAACACAACACCCCTGCCAGCGGTTTCGACCTACGACAGCCGAAGCGGAGGATATGGAACAAGCGGTTTGCATACCCCGCTGAGCCATCACCCACCAACTGCAACTCCTCCTCGATGGGACCCCACGCCTGCAACATACCCAGAAGGCTATACCAGCCTGACATCACAGACAGCTCAGCCAGTGTACGGTGCAGCGGGATATGCAGAACCTGCACCAAGAGCATGA